ccagaaagtttttaaatacttgtatttgattactttgtgatttgatttttTTACTAGTTTCATTCCacaccattgctaaatcaaacacagttatatatttatagtagaactgttcttaaaattaaaaagaagccagaattacattcaaccccccttctgtaattcttgtttagattgtttgggaataacaaagtgcatctttctcccccttactgACTGGGACAAGTGCAtttttctccccttttttgttatcatcaactgcaacgcccccaaatccggggtcaggaatctgggtcgtcacgccatccttcactcatgtgtaacctgatattgattcaataatccaacagaccccaatctcatactcgcacacacaagttatagccttagaaacgacgtaaaaatgtaatcttcttttattacactcaaatgtactttacaggatctcaaacaattatttataacctctacatgaagttacaataattacgatcgatatcttatatctatctgatactctagcacacctgagacaaagcttccaggtgtaataaccccaatttttggaatttttgaaacccttattaatagtgcttttgctgattatgctgagtaagaaaacttttcataccaaactatgtaggggttcttttattgatctttcgagatattattagtactctatatggtatataagtgtatgtaaagatcgtcagaatccaaatctgaacactttgatttttcccgaaaatccaccagataccgaaagaattgagtataaggtaacatgattaaaaggatttaaattcaaggattttaagagaggatcataaaaggaatataatgtattgagaaatgttaagggagcccaagtaataagatcccgggtatgatctctcaaacgataaacgagaacgaaagttaagcgaaccgtaaaataaataaatggtcaagaaacaagcttgtaaaagaagcaagggagattaatcaagtggagtagaaaatagatgacatcatcactccataagaattagacaagtggctagatggtgaggtaagcatggtgattgttatggataaaaagctaaggttattatttgctgtatttattactaagattcgggagctcaaggcctttaatggctgctctcgtgcttcgtgactcaatctgcctttacgagatgcctacgtatctctgtgaattagagaatcaagccaaaaaacgtagttctgatttgtggggtgaggccccttatatagatgttggtggtccttaaattggacttggtataggagacttggtgggcaagtctcataattagaatggactttggagtcctagatagtaggaaactgattccttatccttttaggtccccttgaggataatctataaggatttatatccttatcaggactcttctcaatagctgatttttcccttattaattaattacgaaattaattaataatcagggcttttgggcctcttttattccatcagacctgatctggtccatcaggcttaacctttctggtctgaatatcatacatcttcttattgggcctatcagcccattaattataaaatcaggacttatttatccctatcatttgccccccaacttttgggaaacattgattaggtttcgcagaagttaaatctattcgttccctttcagggtttcatctttgcgtaaagtgtggagcgacctacacatttacaatgaatcttccttttgttcagaaattatcttaatttccaggaatttttccctaattttctgggattttccctaattttctgggatttttccctaattttctgggattttccctaattttctgggatttatccttaatttctggatttttcccttaatttctggatttttcccttaatttctgggatttatccttaatttctggatttttcccttaatttctgggatttatccttaatttctggattttttccctaaatttctgggatttatcctttaattttctggatttattccttatttctgaaaatattaacatttttcagaaattatttaaggaatttccttattttctggattttttccctaatttctgggatttatcctttaatttctggatttttcccttaatttctgggatttatccttaatttctggattttttccctaaatttctgggatttatcctttaattttctggatttattccttatttctgaaaatattaacatttttcagaaattatttaaggaatttccttattttctggattttttccctaatttctgggatttatcctttaattttctggttttattccttatttctgaaaatattaacatttttcagaaattatttaaggaatttccttattttttctgtaatttttcagattttttttttttttttttaaaatttcgaccaggaatccattcgaccaggatcctggtcgaattaaccttcagattgccctggtcgacagggtttcgggcaggatgctttcgatcaggaatcctggtcgaatttcggccaggatttcctcccttcggtcaggattctatttcgatcaggattttcttctTTCGGTCAGGATTCAATTTCGATCAgaattttcggtcaggatctccatttttgaccgaattaacccccttttggttgcccaggtcgacgCCAATTCGGGCTCGaggatttcgatcaggaattcttCATTATTTCTGGTCGAATTAGTCCtggtcctggtcgaattaaggccGTTTTTTACCCCTGATCGACAGGGTTTCGACCTCAggccattcgaccaggatttcttcgtgttttctggtcgaacaggtcaggaatatatacatatttatatatatattatttatttatttattttcatacACTTGGATTTAGGCCCTTAACCCTGGGCTGAATTTGTTGGGCTGATCTTTGGGCTTATTTTTTCAACAGGGCTTTGGCTCATGGGCCTGATATAACCCCTTTCTTAAATATAGTGGGCCTTATCCCTGGGCCTCCAACTTCAATtatctgggcccttttctgggcttgtTTCTTATTGGGCATCTTTTCCACAGGCCTTGTTAATTGGGCCCCTAGTTTTTCCTGGttttttgaagataatactcacaTATATTTTCTTCCAGATTTTGGACCCTGGTGCAGGGCTTTGATTTGAATATTtgggcccttatctgggcttgatatttttttttaggcccaataatatttaatttcattATTTTTCCTGAACTGGGCTTTTATTTTGGGTCAAACCTTTCACTGGGCTCTCTTCGGGTCAAACCTCTTACTGGGCTCTTATTTATAGGCTCCAAATTCTTCTGGGGTGTTTCTGGATCcttccagattcttcaaaaaatcaagttttcttctgatttttgctagaattctcttgaattttccaggaatttcctggataattccagaaccttctaagttttgggcccaaatgggctttttaaggcccattatcccccttccttggctatataaaggtggggtgagagtttgatttctccacacctctcatttcacctctCTACTCATTCTACAACTTCTCCTCATCCTTCCTCTAACTTTCTAAcctttcctctctcaaatcccctcccttagttttccaacctctccttcaggctttttctagcttactaatggctgacaagaattctgagagggcggcaaagatagcctcggcttcaaaacgaggtaaggatatcgatattcgttcttcgtatatgtctttaatcgatatgattaacactaggggggatgaatatccctccactacacatctcgactcttttaatcattgtaatacttggcacaacatagacttcaataaactaaatgctcgttataacgtccttcctcctcttagattagttccagtctctggtggtgatcgtacttgccactggagacccgatactcttttcatttacacagatgcccttaatgctgggcttaggtttccttttcacccctttattcctcatcttttggctgatttacaaatcaacccgtgtcagcttcctccaaacgcctggaggaacattctatgttttatggtctgctgtcttagggagggctttcctctttccgtagctatttttaggaaagtctttcagtgttacaatagttcttccaatatctgcggctgggtctatgtcaagcaaaggcccaaaagcaaacatatctttaacagcgcctctattcctgataataatcaaaattggaggaatagtttcgtcgggttacgttgggagaatggtgactggggcacactttttcgatcttcttttgggaaggtcagtgatggtagcctcaaatccattcacttaactcctgaagaaactattatttataatgggcttactcaggatgatggctcgaccaccagctggactctcttagaggagttttccctgattcatgtgggactatcctctgtttctcaacagggtatttttcttcccttctcaattttacttcatttcatgcattattaacttcacttattttgtcctttgctttgtttcagctgctaaggagattaacgaggacaatgttcctttggttgaggaaacagctaggatgaagaaagctcggctcgcaggcctagacacccggggaaaggccacggagcctatctttttgaagaagcacaaagagcctataggggaggcctcaactgaaggagctggaggccatggtactcctatcactgctgctgcccctactgctgctgccacaggcgcctttcagcctctctggggattccgccgaggggacaccgtagttggttccacgaaacatgcttgggattggtcttaccatagcgtgacccccaaggattttactgatgtggtggccacccctgatcttgagaggatcaagctcatgggagctcagtctctggcttcggtatgccttctcttttttgaacttatttttcgttcttgtagcattttcttgccttatactttgttaattgctttgtttcagtctaacgcctattttcaaggcgctgtgaggcaagccgaatcatggaagcgggcttctgataaggccgataatgccctcaggaggcaacagaagaagtacgctaccctggagaagaagctcaagcgcaaggaggaagaactcggagagtctaacgccgagctggtggtacttcgggcggagaaggataaagctatagacaactatctggactcggaggagtttgcccaatccatgaggattagggatgattcagtctttcctgggttttttaggactggttgggacacggcccttgggaccgtgaacgaggcttgtcctgatattaacccggcggactatatctgccctgatgacgaggctttgctacagaggtttcatacccgagtagttgtctcggaccatgttcctcaggatccactccttcctcctcccgagtcttcttccagacctgctgaggacgacagctcttcctcctcctccgagacgacagagacatccagcgagagtggagaggacgatgatatggatgccgagggtacttcagctccttagagctttttcagccctgcgtggcttgtttttttttattttcgagactttatttatcaaacttttgtaacatctatcagatctatttcatttatcaccttttatgcttgcatccatgcatttgatttttatttgttaggccacaaacatactttgaagaactcatgaatttcataaaattgtctgggattcgtcccttacacaagtcttaataaacttcgtaataaaactaaaacatataaatcctaagcaagcaaagcttcaaggtgcttttcaacctactcgccatcctgacgagtgagaatcgtatccggcttccctacacatagtaaaccttcaggttttgtgcatgccaagttctcgggacttcaaaaccatccatagtctctagcttgtaggttcctctaccttgaacactcttgactctgtacggcccttcccaattcggggcaagcttccctttttgtcctacaccagatgcttctatcttcctcaagattagatcgccttgtttaaaaaacctttctttaacccttaggttgtagtagaatgaagcttttttttgatattctactatctttgcatgtgctttatctcgcacttcatcaattaaatccagggctaatctctgcccttcctcattttctttctcatcgaaagcctgaatccttggagaggaatgtgatatctccacgggaactactgcttccgccccatatgccaacatgaaaggagttgcatctgtcgtgactctacaagtagtcctgtaggcccataatattggaagtatctcatctacccaattatttcttgacttctcgatcctcttctttagtccatccaggattatccgatttgctacctctgcttgtccattggcttgcgggtgagccacagaggtgaatcgtaactcaatttcattttcttcacaatacttcttgaattcctcattgttgaattgtgttccattgtcagtgacaaggatacggggaattccatatcggcacataatgttttcccacaggaattgtgcaacctgcttagtagtgattttggccaagggtttggcttcgatccacttggtgaaataatcaatggctacaatcagaaatttcctttgtgccgtggccataggaaaaggccctagaatatccatcccccacatggcaaagggaataggcgagttgatagaggtcagcatctcagggggttgtctaacaattggtgcatgcttctgacagcagtcacacttctttacatattctttggcatcagccatcatttctggccaatagaagcctaaacgagttatcttatgagccaaggccctgcccccgaagtgttgtccacaaataccttcatgcacttcttcaagagccaagcgtgcctcatcgggcctgagacacctcaagtagggaaccacgaaagatcttttgtaaagaatcccatctatcaaagagtatcttagtgcccgaacagttaacttccgtgcttcagttgcatcacttggcaaccaaccggtctgaatgtgagccttgatgggatcaatccatgacgtccccaagcctatgggagccactagcttaacatctatgctccgtgtcttcaaaacacggaagtacacacttcctgaactttcttcaatctcagacgaagcgaactttgatagcgcatctgccttaacattttcttccctcggaatgtgttcaacatggcattcattaaattgggtcatcacagcccttactaggcggacatacttagccatcgtatcatcccttgcctcaaattctccctttacctgggatatgatcagcttcgagtctccacggacctttaagtttttgactctaagtgtcccagctagaccaaggccagctatcagggcttcatactctgcctcattgtttgtggttggaaaatctaacttcatagcatactcaattaagaacccatcagggctttgcaaaaccaaccctgctccactggaatttgtttttgatgctccatcaaaatagagaacccaatattctttctccttgtcattcttctccctgtccccattgtcgactctcttgtcttgaggtatggtatcttcctgccccccgacttcttggttgggtatggtacattccaccacgaagtcagctagtgcctgggcttttatggccgtacgtggcttatacttgagatcgaactctcccaactctattgcccacttaatcagtctcccacttgccttgggactgtgaatgatatttctcagtggctgatttgttagcacttcaatttggtgagcttgaaaataaggacgcagctttcttgaagccattaccaaggctaaagcgaatttctcaatggctgaataattcaactcagcaccatacaaaattttgctgacatagtatacgggtttctggattttcagttcctccttaaccaacaccgcgctcaaggcgctttctgaaacagccaagtataagaataaaacttcactcagaactggcttggccaacaacggggcctggcccatatacttctttaactcttcaaatgccttctgattttcctcactccatacaaagtctttaatgttctttaatgacttgaagaatgacaagcacttgtctcctgacttggagatgaatcgtcctagcgcagcaacccttcctgtgagtttctgaacatccttgacagtttttgggggttccatgtccaggattgcctttattttatcggggttagcctcaattcccctctttgagaccatcaatcccaagaattttccagatcctactccgaaagcacacttcgtaggattcaacatcatcttgtggtacctcaggacctcaaaagcttccctcaaatgggttatatgatcagtctttactagactcttgactagcatgtcatcaacatagacttccatagtcttcccaataagatccttaaaaattttattcaccaacctctgataggtggctcctgcattcttgagaccaaacgccataacaagataacaataaacaccaaagtcagtgataaatgatacctttggaatgtcattcttatgcattttgatctggttgtatccgctaaacccatccatgaaactcagcatctcatgtccagcggtggcatcaatcaaagtatcaattctaggcagcggaaaacagtctttggggcatgcatcattcagatcggtgaagtctatacacatcctccactttccattagccttcttcaccattacagggtttgctaaccactccggaaattgaatctcctcaatgaaaccggcctctaagagcttttccacttcctgctttatagcctcttgtctttccggggcaaaatttcttttcttttgtttcactgtcttccggcttggatctacgtttagcttgtgagtaatcaactccgggtctatgcctggcatatcagctgctgaccatgcaaacacatcactattttcttgcaaaaatttcactaacttccctctaaggggctcctctaatgtggctccaatgaaagtcgtcctctcaggattctcggggtctaaaggaaccgagaccaattcttctgctggccttcctctattctcatcattttctcgaacatccatatcttcaataggaagaacctgccccccgactccatctgccctcaaagaggccacataacagcttctagccattttttgatctcctctttcttctccaatcctgtttcgggtgggaaacttcatgactgagtGGTAGGAAGAGGgaactgccttgaaggcatgtatccctgttcttcccatgatagcattataagtcgaactagcctttaccaccacgaaatccagcatctgcgttgcttgccttggctccgtacctatggtggttggcaatttgattatcccttccacaggacattctactccagcaaatccatatatcggcatgtcggttggtgttaactgggagtcgttataccccatccttagaaagtgtcgtggagcaagatatccacagaagcaccattatccacaaggaccctcttaaccgggctatttcctactattggtgttatgaccagcgggtcgtcatggggaaacttcacaccctctaggtcggaatcatcaaaagccaatgttacttctgtcctggccctcttcggggcttctccaacaatatacataacctctctagtatatgcctttctggaatttttggacaatccagcagcagttggacctccaaagatcgtgtttatcacaggccctcgaggtctcggccctccataaatggtgtttataactggtcctctcggctgggggtttcgcccctgatcgtcttggtccctcctacgatcttcaaagttcttccttccattattatttctgtcccctccatctccagtatacttgttcaatcttccttttcgaatcaaaaactcaatttcatctttcaattgcctacactcatcggtgtcatggccaacatctttgtgaaacctgcaatacttgcccttatctagcttggcgggatcagccttcaagggcttaggccagcgaatatctctgtctttctcaatctccatcaaaatctgacttctgggagcattcagcttagcgtattcagtgaacttttgcccaggtcctcccttcttgggggttgaatcagggttttgttcggttctaggatatttgtccttagcgatatactccaaatcagtttttcgtttcttgcctccagtgggctcattacttactacggtcttcctcatactttcttcaaccttgatatacttccctgccctctcttggagctgcaacatgctctcagggggtcgtttggccaaagacatcttgaaaaactcatccctagttccttgttgcagtgctatcatggctaccttatcatcaaggtctgggacttttaaagcttcctttgtaaaacgattcaggtaatctcttaaggattccttagctccctgcacaagactcataagagatgctgaacttttttcatggactcttccactgatgaattgcttaataaaagcctgacttaattctctgaatgatccaatagaatttgggggtaggcgactgtaccatctttgagccatacccgacagggtttgagggaaggcccagcattttatagcatcattcacgggttgcagcaacagtgcattagagaatgtcctaacatgattagcggggtctctcgtgccatcataggctttgatagtgggcatcttgaatttccttgagatatgggcattcattatctcttctgtgaagggtggagttggatcgtcaggatctccaaggggaaggagattgcttggatcagttcttgggacagtagcccttcttcttaccggaccatccaggtctatgataggaggaggatttctccccctaggaggtatgtggggtctggtggcttggtgagcctccaaatcacgcctcagcctttggatttcagcctcatgagccctgatcttttcctgcacttcttggggattcacccctggggtgctttgggggcgttgccttccatcggccattggctcttttccaggacgcctccttctcggggccacttcatcatccgaagattcggagtctctctcagtgtatggaccagaaaattcccgatcctcagggataggatccaaacctcgtatataggggggcgaccgccctcgtgcttcacttcgcccagcatatccgcttcctccaacctcagggtgaaggggcatcccataaggggggttagtagtaacaacagttgaatattcatacccgacgggtcgagaattcacaggtatatgtacttgttgaacttgaggattcgtaccttgaatagtcgggggagttgtcccttgtggctgaggttgagttgcccctgtctgggcttccccctgagtagatgcataagttgaatggggaggaacctctacggttgatgaaatcacctgggttgtctctgatggtgttccttcctctagagctccaattgttctccgtgttctcgccatggttgttgtttttcccacagacggcgccaaatgttatggataaaaagctaaggttattatttgctgtatttattactaagattcgggagctcaaggcctttaatggctgctctcgtgcttcgtgactcaatctgcctttacgagatgcctacgtatctctgtgaattagagaatcaagccaaaaaacgtagttctgatttgtggggtgaggccccttatatagatgttggtggtccttgaattggacttggtataggagacttggtgggcaagtctcataattagaatggactttggagtcctagatagtaggaaactgattccttatccttttaggtccccttgaggataatctataaggatttatatccttatcaggactcttctcaatagctgatttttcccttattaattaattacgaaattaattaataatcagggcttttgggcctcttttattccatcagacctgatctggtccatcaggcttaacctttctggtctgaatatcatacatcttcttattgggcctatcagcccattaattataaaatcaggacttatttatccctatcagtgatgcaagcattaatcaagatatttatccaagattaaacctccaccaagtattctaatcacatttttaaccaagtaatcaaccaatcaactcctttcttctttccccaccttgtagcttcgactttttcatgaaaaatggaggtttagaaattcaaagtccaagcttggctcattcataattctcaaggtaattcccatggcttcttgatattataacttagttatcctagaagtttgagcttcaaaaatcatgtctttcttagctaattaattcatcaaagatgatgatgaatagtaatgaatagtaactttcaagaactaactttgatttcttgatttcttttggaagttcaaggttgtttaagcttagatcagggctctcttagaaatttcaaggctctttgatggtattaagaagctccaagaaggtataaccaagctttcccctttgatttaagttataagtttgtatgaacttggattgtaaatggaggtttaaatggttgaattagtgaatgagagattaagcatgtttagttatgtatgtatgttattgtagttaattattgagccGTTATTATACTTGGTATTAAAATTATGATTGATGGATGTTTTGACTTAGAAAATGGTGGAGTAGTATGTTGGTTTGTTTGTGGTTGATGTTTGGATTGTTGATTGGTGgtgatttgatattgaattgatttggtaaaatttgggaatcgctaaggtatagccgtcataatgcccaattttccttagactgttttgtgcatgccttttgcacccgaacactaactaccatgaactgaccattaccattattagatagtttatgattcaatcttcgttttgatatgtggttcgcttgaatccgatgtacggtttaggagaaacgaccgttttaagtaacgacgtttcgcgaacgaaccattacccctcaccttactttgaaaccttggttaaggcccttaaatgactaattggagtatgaaacaattatgtaaagtggagtAGGCAGTtgtagagtactcgcgaaagaatcgcctaaaaattcttaatggttaatttattaaaaatggtagagccgagggtactcaaatgacttatgtgattcgttaagcgtagaagtgaccataagcgaacgttagggttcaattggttaaagtctagtttcttaagcgaccggggtttaattccgacttatgttgttgttcataggttatcggacccactctaagcttaagtctatccgggaacactcaggcaagttttctacctgttatactattgttgtgatgtatatatatatatgcattatcttgtgataagtgcatgattattattagcaaagtcttgcgatatattggagcatgtgatatgatatttatatgcatgcctgtttcgtaattttgatattctattatcaattcaaatgcttataagttgcataatacct
The sequence above is drawn from the Apium graveolens cultivar Ventura chromosome 2, ASM990537v1, whole genome shotgun sequence genome and encodes:
- the LOC141689775 gene encoding uncharacterized protein LOC141689775 yields the protein MKKARLAGLDTRGKATEPIFLKKHKEPIGEASTEGAGGHGTPITAAAPTAAATGAFQPLWGFRRGDTVVGSTKHAWDWSYHSVTPKDFTDVVATPDLERIKLMGAQSLASSNAYFQGAVRQAESWKRASDKADNALRRQQKKYATLEKKLKRKEEELGESNAELVVLRAEKDKAIDNYLDSEEFAQSMRIRDDSVFPGFFRTGWDTALGTVNEACPDINPADYICPDDEALLQRVVDENTPRGGVNR